TCATTATCCCGAAACATCTCTTTAGGGGAAATGAGAAATTCAGAAAGCGGCTTTGCTATATACTTATCGCAAGGCTGTACAACATGAATTTTATCACAGCGGAACACTTGCGGCTTTTTTGTTTTAAAATTATACGCCGTTGCATACCACTGTCCATAAGCAGAGGTAATATCAAAGAACTGAACGTAATACTGCTTCTCCAGTTCTCCCTTTGTATAGTGGACTTCACACACGTTTTCATCCACTGCCATGTGCAGAATATCCTGCAGGCAGTTACATTCACTCTTGTTTTTGTAACTCCCCAGGCTAAAAATCAATTCCATTTTCCGCAGCTTTTTTATTCGTTCTTCTGATATACACCCTTCAAATTTTTGCTTTAGCTTTTGGACATTCAAATGAAAAGGTGTCGATTGATAGGCGTTAAGCGTTTGCATGGAAAAATACAACGCGTGGACCTCGTCAATCGTAAAGACAATAGGGGATAATAGCCGATTGGGAAGTATACCATAGCATCCGTTCCGTCCAGACTTAGAGTAAATCGGCATGCCGATTTCTTCTAAGGACTGAATATCCCGAAGTGCTGTACTTTTGGAGATAGAATATCTGTCCATTATGCTTTTGAGACTGAAAAACTTTTTATCATTTAAATATATCATCATATCATTTAGCCGCTCTGATTTTTTCATGATTTTTTCCTCTTTCTGATTAAATGGTTCCACTAAATGACACCATTATGTATTATACTGCAAACATAGTAATAAATAAAGCAAAGGAGAATTTAACCATGAATACAAAACGAGAATTTAACCGACTGATCAACGCACAAACCGAAATTGCTTTGGCTACTTGTACTGACGGCCAGCCCAATGTGAGGATTGTAAATTTCTGCTTTGACGAAGCCGCCAAAGTGATGCTCTTTACCACTTTTGGGGATAATGAGAAAGTCAAG
The nucleotide sequence above comes from Lacrimispora sp. BS-2. Encoded proteins:
- a CDS encoding YafY family protein, which encodes MKKSERLNDMMIYLNDKKFFSLKSIMDRYSISKSTALRDIQSLEEIGMPIYSKSGRNGCYGILPNRLLSPIVFTIDEVHALYFSMQTLNAYQSTPFHLNVQKLKQKFEGCISEERIKKLRKMELIFSLGSYKNKSECNCLQDILHMAVDENVCEVHYTKGELEKQYYVQFFDITSAYGQWYATAYNFKTKKPQVFRCDKIHVVQPCDKYIAKPLSEFLISPKEMFRDNDSIDFEVGISVKGVDVFYKEHYPSMELYQEDGKYYVRGFYNKGEEQFIANYFTIYGEMIFSIRPASLKNLILDRLDTIKNHFISI